One Nostoc punctiforme PCC 73102 DNA window includes the following coding sequences:
- a CDS encoding AAA family ATPase, translated as MLEIPEYQISKKIHESANSRVYRGINQQNNLPVIFKVLKKDYPTPEEITRYKLEYEITRSLSLEGVIQAYSLQQYQRNFVIILEDFGGESLTKIIAKTKFSLTDFLKIAIQIVETLDAIHTANIIHKDINPSNIVFNPRTQQLKIIDFGISTVLSREILTLKNPTILEGTLAYISPEQTGRMNRSLDYRTDFYSLGVTFYELLTHRLPFESSDALELIHYHLALEPVPPHFINSGIPVIVSGIVLKLLAKTAENRYQSDWGIKNDLEECLEQLQHTGAIEPFLLGQQDISNKFHIPEKLYGREREVEMLLVSFERVAGKDNANLPTSASQVEVMLIAGYSGIGKSVLVQEIYQPITQQRGYFVSGKFDQYQRNIPYFAIAQALESLIKQLLAEDEVQLSQWRQNLLAALGSNSRVITQVIPALELIVGNQPEVPVLPPTEAQNRFHQVFQNFIRVFTQSEHPLVIFLDDLQWVDNASLKLIQLLATVTKGQSLLLMGAYRDNEVNAAHPLIQMVEEIQQGGGVVNQLSLLPLSLHNINQFIADTLHCQPEDSLSLAELVQRKTGGNPFFMNEFLKSLYTEGLVEFNHQTKKWQWSIEQIQEQGITDNIVDLMAQKIQKLNKNTQKVLQLAACIGNSFDLETLALTAKLSQRKTAQDLRVAIAQGFILPLSNAHKSVELDVPLPRNCPAIEYRFVHDRIQQAAYSLIPEAEQSQIHWQVGQSLLQITPRENLEHQIFDITNQLNLGKKLLKTQSEQNNLSRLNLMAGEKAKTSGAYDAAWQYLQTGLELLTTDSWQTNYDFTLTLYSATTEAAYLSGNFEQVEPLFQQVINHAKTLLANLKVYDVKIQTYVAQSKLLEAIQISLQLLQQLGVHLPIQPTFEDVQQALSETASKLANRRIEDLVDLQMMSEPEVLAAMQLLTSMCASAYLAVPPLFLLVVLKMVDLLIEYGNMMLAPFAYAAYGIILCGVVLDIEAGYKFGQLALSLLDRLDAKPIQARSLFAVSNQINVWKTHLKHSLKPLQDCYQVGIEQGDFEFAGYAAMYFCGYSLAIGQPLDELQLHLTSYAQAVKQIKHSAGINFVDICWQTVLNLVQKVPNPGLLSGQAYDEGTRLSQMQQTHFHGGLFYFYLNKLFLYYLFDDTNQAIGNAVLAQEYLPAMTGAALVAIFNFYDSLCRLAVYSNTDTAQQSELLEQVAENQAKMKNWAHHAPTNYLHKWHLVEAERHRVLGEVVEAMDAYDRAIALARENEYLQEESLANELAAKFYLTNNRIAITKVYLQEARYGYRRWGAIAKVQDLERRYPQLLEVQTERTNIGKVDTTESTSRKLEALDLETVLKASQAIASEILLDKLLAKIMTILIENAGAQTGYLILPTQEKWQIEAMGSIGDEKIAVLQSIPLESISADSTPCLPTALINYVVRTQESIVLNNAAQFGNFQSEPWIVQRQSKSILCATLLNQGKLTGIVLLENNLTTSAFTPERIEIFSLLSTQAAISIDNARLLKQQSELNQFLRAEIAERQRAEKDRDRLIAILEASTDHIGMATPQGNVFWNNAQARKLLGLPVDADLSTLSILNYHPQWALEIIQNQGIPLAIRDGTWVGETALLDIDGREIPVSQMIIAHKATDGSLEYLSTIIRDISEVKRREEDLKRSETTLQNLVMGTAAVTGQDFFAALVGHIAKALHVRYALVTELVNGELKALAFWAHGALQPQISYLPARTPCEFALRNGLFYCKKLVQQIFPEDLDLVAMQAESYLGISLKNANGDPIGNLCILDVQPLVDKQRTEVILKVFAARAAAELERQRAIEALHQLNQSLETRVKQRTAQLEAANKALEAFSYSVSHDLRAPLRAIVGFSRIMQEDYGEQLDAEGNRYLKIVRDNAKRMGELIDDLLNLSRLDRKEMSRQPVFMNEIIQEVLSDLAPDFEGRQIEFAIADLPICQADLSLFKQVWLNLLSNAIKYTRYKSPACIEVGYEIMAGEGVYFIRDNGAGFDMRYADNLFGVFQRLHREQEFTGTGIGLAIVQRIIQRHGGRIWAEAAIDQGATFYFTLQGEINP; from the coding sequence ATGCTGGAAATTCCTGAATATCAAATTAGTAAAAAAATTCATGAAAGTGCTAATTCAAGGGTCTATCGGGGGATTAATCAACAGAATAATTTGCCAGTCATCTTCAAAGTTTTAAAGAAAGACTACCCGACACCAGAAGAAATAACACGCTATAAGCTCGAATACGAAATTACGCGCAGCTTGTCATTGGAAGGTGTTATCCAGGCTTATAGTTTGCAGCAATACCAAAGGAATTTTGTCATCATTTTGGAGGATTTTGGGGGCGAATCTCTAACAAAAATCATAGCAAAAACAAAGTTTTCATTAACAGATTTTTTGAAAATAGCCATTCAGATTGTTGAAACTTTGGATGCAATTCATACAGCAAATATCATTCATAAAGACATCAATCCATCTAATATTGTTTTTAATCCAAGAACACAACAACTTAAAATTATTGACTTTGGTATTTCAACTGTATTATCGCGGGAGATATTAACTCTCAAAAACCCAACGATATTAGAGGGAACACTAGCTTATATATCTCCAGAGCAAACAGGCAGAATGAACCGTTCTTTGGACTATAGAACTGATTTTTACTCTTTAGGTGTTACCTTTTATGAACTGTTGACCCATCGATTGCCGTTTGAATCCAGTGATGCGCTGGAGTTAATTCATTATCACCTAGCTTTGGAACCTGTTCCACCCCATTTTATCAATTCAGGAATTCCTGTGATAGTCTCAGGAATTGTACTGAAACTGTTAGCAAAAACAGCAGAAAATCGCTATCAAAGCGACTGGGGAATTAAAAATGATTTAGAAGAGTGCCTGGAACAGCTACAACACACGGGAGCAATTGAGCCTTTTTTGCTAGGACAACAGGATATTTCTAATAAGTTTCATATCCCTGAAAAACTCTATGGCAGAGAAAGGGAGGTGGAGATGTTATTAGTGTCCTTTGAAAGAGTAGCAGGGAAAGATAACGCTAATTTACCCACGTCTGCTTCTCAAGTTGAAGTGATGTTGATAGCAGGATACTCCGGTATTGGCAAGTCAGTTTTAGTACAGGAAATTTATCAGCCGATTACGCAACAACGGGGATATTTTGTTTCGGGTAAATTCGATCAGTATCAGCGCAATATCCCTTATTTTGCGATCGCTCAAGCCTTAGAGTCATTGATCAAACAATTGCTGGCTGAAGACGAAGTGCAGCTGTCTCAATGGCGACAGAACCTTTTAGCTGCCCTCGGCTCAAACAGTCGAGTTATTACCCAGGTAATTCCAGCACTGGAATTGATTGTAGGCAATCAACCAGAAGTACCTGTATTACCGCCAACCGAAGCCCAAAATCGCTTTCATCAAGTTTTCCAAAATTTCATTCGCGTTTTTACGCAATCAGAACATCCCCTTGTCATCTTTTTAGACGATCTCCAGTGGGTAGATAATGCCTCACTGAAGCTGATCCAACTACTAGCTACTGTTACCAAGGGGCAATCTTTGTTGTTGATGGGTGCATACCGAGATAACGAGGTTAATGCTGCTCATCCCCTCATTCAGATGGTGGAGGAAATTCAGCAGGGTGGAGGAGTGGTAAACCAACTTTCTCTTTTGCCATTGAGCCTACATAATATCAATCAGTTCATCGCCGATACATTGCACTGCCAACCAGAAGATTCCCTGTCTTTAGCTGAACTGGTGCAACGAAAAACTGGTGGTAATCCCTTTTTCATGAACGAGTTTTTGAAATCTCTTTACACTGAAGGGCTAGTGGAATTTAATCACCAAACAAAAAAATGGCAATGGTCGATTGAGCAAATTCAGGAGCAGGGGATTACAGATAATATTGTCGATTTGATGGCTCAAAAGATTCAAAAGCTTAATAAAAATACGCAGAAAGTTTTGCAGCTAGCTGCCTGCATTGGCAACTCTTTTGATCTGGAAACTCTGGCACTGACTGCGAAATTATCCCAGCGAAAAACCGCCCAGGATTTAAGAGTGGCGATCGCTCAAGGGTTCATTCTACCCCTAAGCAATGCCCACAAATCGGTTGAGTTGGATGTACCACTCCCTAGAAATTGTCCTGCCATTGAATATAGATTTGTCCACGATCGCATTCAGCAAGCAGCCTATTCCCTGATTCCCGAAGCCGAGCAAAGCCAGATCCATTGGCAAGTCGGACAGTCCTTATTGCAAATAACTCCAAGAGAAAACTTAGAACACCAGATTTTTGATATTACCAACCAACTGAACCTGGGCAAAAAACTCCTCAAAACTCAATCCGAGCAGAATAACTTGTCTCGGTTAAACCTGATGGCGGGGGAAAAAGCCAAGACATCAGGTGCTTATGATGCTGCGTGGCAATATTTGCAAACTGGTTTGGAGCTACTGACAACCGATAGCTGGCAAACAAACTATGATTTTACCCTTACCCTCTATAGTGCAACAACAGAAGCAGCCTATCTGAGCGGTAATTTTGAGCAAGTAGAGCCACTGTTCCAACAGGTAATTAACCACGCCAAAACCCTACTAGCCAACTTAAAAGTCTATGATGTCAAAATTCAGACTTATGTTGCTCAAAGTAAATTGCTAGAGGCAATTCAAATTAGTTTACAGCTACTTCAGCAATTAGGAGTTCACCTCCCCATCCAGCCAACCTTTGAGGATGTTCAGCAGGCACTCTCGGAAACTGCTTCCAAATTGGCGAATAGACGCATTGAAGATTTAGTTGACTTACAAATGATGTCTGAGCCAGAGGTACTGGCGGCAATGCAGCTGTTGACAAGTATGTGTGCATCAGCTTATTTGGCAGTCCCTCCCCTATTTTTGCTGGTTGTACTCAAGATGGTGGATTTGCTGATTGAGTACGGAAATATGATGTTAGCTCCCTTTGCTTATGCCGCTTATGGGATTATTCTCTGTGGAGTTGTATTGGACATTGAAGCAGGATATAAATTTGGTCAACTAGCTTTAAGTCTGCTCGATCGTCTAGATGCCAAACCCATTCAAGCCAGAAGTCTATTCGCGGTTAGCAACCAGATTAATGTTTGGAAGACACACCTAAAACACAGCCTGAAGCCGCTCCAGGATTGCTATCAGGTTGGTATCGAGCAGGGCGATTTCGAGTTTGCTGGCTACGCTGCCATGTATTTCTGTGGTTATTCATTGGCAATCGGTCAACCCCTGGATGAACTCCAATTACATCTGACAAGTTACGCCCAAGCAGTGAAACAAATCAAGCACTCGGCGGGGATTAATTTCGTAGATATTTGCTGGCAAACTGTTTTAAACCTGGTTCAGAAGGTTCCGAATCCTGGGCTGTTATCTGGTCAAGCTTATGATGAAGGAACCCGACTATCCCAGATGCAACAAACCCATTTTCACGGGGGTTTGTTCTATTTCTACCTAAATAAATTATTTCTCTATTATTTATTTGACGATACAAATCAGGCAATTGGTAATGCTGTCCTCGCCCAAGAGTACTTACCAGCAATGACCGGAGCGGCATTGGTTGCCATCTTTAACTTCTACGATTCTCTATGCAGACTGGCGGTGTATTCCAACACAGATACAGCGCAACAATCCGAGTTGCTGGAGCAGGTAGCAGAAAATCAGGCAAAAATGAAAAATTGGGCGCACCATGCCCCAACGAACTATCTGCACAAGTGGCATTTGGTAGAAGCAGAACGGCATCGGGTATTGGGTGAAGTAGTAGAAGCAATGGATGCCTACGATCGCGCCATCGCTCTGGCAAGAGAAAACGAATACCTCCAAGAAGAAAGCCTGGCCAACGAACTAGCAGCAAAATTTTATCTGACAAACAACCGGATAGCGATCACCAAAGTCTATCTGCAAGAGGCAAGATATGGCTACCGACGCTGGGGAGCAATAGCTAAAGTCCAAGATTTGGAAAGACGCTATCCCCAACTGCTAGAGGTGCAAACTGAAAGAACTAACATCGGTAAAGTTGACACTACAGAATCGACTTCTAGAAAGTTAGAAGCACTTGATTTAGAAACAGTATTGAAAGCCTCCCAAGCGATCGCCAGTGAAATTTTGTTAGATAAACTCCTGGCAAAAATAATGACGATCTTGATTGAGAATGCCGGGGCACAAACCGGTTATCTAATTTTACCAACACAAGAAAAATGGCAGATTGAGGCAATGGGATCGATTGGCGATGAGAAAATAGCTGTTTTGCAATCAATTCCTCTGGAATCAATATCAGCAGACAGTACTCCTTGCTTGCCAACTGCCCTAATCAATTATGTAGTTCGCACCCAAGAAAGCATCGTCCTCAACAATGCGGCTCAATTTGGTAACTTTCAATCTGAACCCTGGATTGTGCAACGCCAATCGAAATCGATTCTTTGTGCTACTTTATTAAACCAGGGAAAACTGACAGGAATTGTCCTTTTAGAAAATAATCTAACCACTAGCGCATTTACCCCAGAGCGAATTGAAATCTTCAGTTTACTTTCGACTCAGGCGGCTATTTCCATTGACAATGCCCGTTTATTAAAACAACAGTCAGAACTGAATCAATTTTTACGGGCTGAAATTGCCGAACGCCAAAGAGCAGAAAAAGATCGCGATCGCTTAATTGCCATTCTTGAAGCATCCACCGATCATATTGGCATGGCCACCCCCCAAGGCAATGTTTTCTGGAATAATGCTCAAGCTAGGAAACTGCTAGGGCTACCAGTGGATGCAGACCTCTCTACATTAAGCATCCTAAACTATCATCCCCAGTGGGCATTAGAGATTATTCAAAACCAGGGCATTCCTCTGGCGATTCGAGATGGTACCTGGGTGGGTGAAACCGCTTTGTTGGACATTGATGGCAGAGAAATTCCAGTTTCCCAAATGATCATTGCTCATAAAGCAACAGATGGCAGTCTGGAATATTTGTCTACCATTATCCGGGATATTAGTGAGGTGAAACGCCGGGAAGAGGATCTGAAAAGATCGGAAACAACACTGCAAAATTTGGTTATGGGAACGGCTGCGGTTACAGGACAAGATTTTTTCGCAGCTTTGGTTGGTCATATAGCCAAAGCCTTGCACGTCCGCTATGCCCTCGTTACCGAACTAGTAAATGGCGAACTTAAAGCCCTAGCTTTTTGGGCGCATGGGGCATTACAACCACAAATATCCTACTTACCGGCGCGTACACCATGCGAATTTGCCTTGAGAAACGGCTTATTCTACTGCAAAAAGCTTGTTCAGCAAATTTTCCCGGAAGACTTAGACTTAGTGGCAATGCAGGCAGAGAGTTATCTGGGTATTTCCTTAAAAAATGCCAACGGCGACCCAATTGGTAATCTTTGTATTCTTGACGTACAGCCACTGGTAGATAAGCAACGAACAGAAGTGATTCTAAAGGTATTTGCCGCACGAGCAGCAGCAGAATTAGAACGCCAGAGGGCAATTGAAGCCCTGCATCAACTGAACCAATCTTTAGAAACCAGGGTCAAACAACGAACTGCCCAATTGGAAGCTGCAAACAAAGCATTAGAGGCGTTTTCCTACTCTGTTTCTCATGATTTACGGGCACCACTGCGGGCGATCGTTGGTTTTTCGAGAATTATGCAAGAAGACTATGGTGAGCAACTTGATGCGGAAGGCAATCGTTATCTGAAAATTGTCCGAGACAATGCCAAACGCATGGGTGAGTTGATCGACGACCTGTTGAACCTATCCCGCCTAGATCGTAAGGAAATGTCCCGGCAGCCTGTTTTTATGAATGAGATTATTCAAGAGGTGCTGAGTGATTTAGCCCCAGATTTTGAAGGTCGTCAAATTGAGTTTGCGATCGCTGATTTACCCATCTGTCAAGCCGATCTTTCCTTGTTTAAACAAGTTTGGCTAAATCTGTTGTCAAATGCCATCAAATATACCCGCTACAAATCTCCTGCTTGCATTGAAGTCGGCTATGAGATTATGGCTGGTGAAGGAGTGTATTTTATCAGAGATAATGGGGCAGGATTTGATATGCGGTATGCCGATAATTTGTTTGGGGTATTCCAACGGCTGCACCGCGAACAAGAATTTACAGGCACGGGGATCGGACTAGC